The following coding sequences lie in one Arthrobacter sp. SLBN-122 genomic window:
- a CDS encoding S1C family serine protease — MRFGLCAAAGVAAAALTLTGCTGTQAPAPGSSSSVASPGASQAQLADGAGLPAVPGVVREVEPSVVTIRTAIGLGSGVIYRSDGSIVTDAHVVEDQQEQPFKNVVVQFADGSQSQGTVIGVDDVTDLAVLKVDRTGLPAAKFAASDPEVGSMTVVIGSPLGLEETVTAGIVSSLHRNMPPSKESPHGAIDLLQTDAPISPGNSGGAVADSSGQVIGLSEAYLPPSTGAVAIGFVTPSSTVTDVADQLLASGSVKHAALGVVPTDITPQLAQRFSLPTTAGALIVDVSQGSPAEQGGMKPGDIITKFAQTDIRSVTDLLVALRKQDPGQQVDVVVQRGSTSQNLHITLGDLAGER, encoded by the coding sequence ATGAGGTTTGGACTCTGCGCCGCGGCCGGAGTGGCGGCGGCGGCACTGACATTGACGGGCTGCACCGGCACCCAGGCGCCGGCGCCCGGTTCCTCGTCGTCCGTCGCTTCCCCGGGAGCTTCGCAAGCACAGTTGGCGGACGGTGCGGGGTTGCCTGCGGTTCCCGGCGTTGTCAGGGAAGTCGAGCCTTCCGTCGTCACCATCCGGACAGCTATCGGCCTCGGCAGCGGGGTCATTTATCGCAGCGATGGATCCATCGTCACGGACGCGCACGTTGTGGAGGACCAGCAAGAACAGCCCTTCAAGAACGTCGTGGTCCAGTTCGCGGACGGCTCCCAGTCCCAAGGCACCGTCATCGGCGTTGACGACGTCACGGACCTTGCTGTCCTTAAGGTCGACCGTACCGGCCTTCCGGCGGCAAAATTCGCCGCATCCGATCCCGAGGTGGGTTCGATGACCGTGGTCATCGGAAGCCCACTGGGGTTGGAGGAGACCGTCACTGCCGGGATCGTTTCAAGCCTGCACCGGAACATGCCGCCGTCGAAGGAATCACCTCACGGCGCCATCGATCTGCTGCAGACGGACGCGCCGATTTCCCCTGGCAATTCCGGCGGTGCAGTAGCGGATTCCAGTGGCCAGGTGATCGGTCTTTCCGAGGCGTACCTTCCACCCAGCACGGGAGCCGTTGCCATCGGGTTCGTTACGCCGTCTTCCACGGTTACCGACGTTGCCGACCAACTGTTGGCAAGCGGGTCGGTCAAGCACGCCGCCCTCGGCGTGGTCCCCACCGACATCACGCCACAGCTCGCCCAACGCTTCTCGCTGCCCACGACGGCCGGGGCATTGATCGTGGATGTTTCCCAAGGAAGCCCGGCGGAACAAGGCGGCATGAAGCCAGGCGACATCATCACCAAGTTCGCCCAGACGGACATTCGAAGTGTGACCGACCTGCTCGTAGCCCTCAGGAAGCAGGACCCCGGGCAGCAGGTGGACGTCGTGGTGCAGCGGGGTTCAACATCACAGAACCTGCACATCACCCTTGGAGACCTGGCCGGAGAGCGCTGA